aaatcccgatcggaatcccgacgccctgCCGGGcactctccggccaccggatggccgatccaaTCCGTCcaacaattctaaaaaaaaaatcgagtgggctaacgcgagaataaatggcatccgaagTGTGTAAGTAGCCGATCCAAGCACCCCTTTTTTGGCCAATCCAAACACTccgtttttggccgatccaatcacaaaaatggagtgtttggatcggctaCTTACACACGTTGGATGCCGTTTATTTTCGCGatggcccactcggtttttttttatagaattattggacggatcggatcggactTCCGGTGGCCGGAGCCTGCCCGGaggggcgtcgggattccgatcgggttttcccgatcggtaactgtagacttactcttgagataaatagataattaactAGTTTGCCGGCCAATCACTGTTGAAGCCATCATTAGCTTGACTTGCTCGTTTAGCACCAAAATTTTAGTAATGATGCCAAGTCCAAGAGAGGCCAAGTTCTGTTTTGGAATCCAGGGATTAACGATCGGTCAAATTTATTTAATGGTTcttaacaaaaattttattggTCTTTCACTTGCATTGTCAATCCTTATTCTACACTCTCACCCTTAATTCTTGCTCCCGTTTTTACTCCCACTCGTTCAGGTGCATTATGTGAAAAGGTGAGAGTTATAATGACGCTCATTAACTTTTTGACACTAAGATAGTTGTTATTTTCGCTAATTTTGAGGAGTTGGATCCCCTCCGGTTGCTTATGGGATTCGCCGGTCCAATCCATTCAGTTATAGGCCATTTTCGGatccatttcagtttttttaaaactacattaatctgaaaaagaaaacaaaatatcttgattttctttatttgatCCATTTTGGTAGGGCATCCGAAACATGAGCCTCCAAAAGAAGAATTCAGCGACTGGCCTCACGGTTTGCTAGCTATTGGAACATTTGGAAACCAAAATACTAATCAAACCTCAGATCAAAGGCAGCAAAATCCTCAACAACATCAAAGCCCATCTTCATCCGACGAAGACGAACTAGCAGATTTCACACCGGAAGAAGTTGGAAAGCTCCAGAAAGAACTAACAAAGCTATTACGACGAAAACCCGCTCCGGCGACCACCAAAGTAGAAGGAGACATCCAAAATGCTGCAGACCTCCCATTGGATAGATTCCTCAACTGTCCATCAAGTTTGGAGGTTAGCCGGCGGATTTCGACCGCAGGTTGCAGCGTCTCTGGGAATAAAGATGATGAAGACATCGACAGAACTATAAGAGTGATAATTGATCGGTGCAAAGACGTTTGCATGGAGAAGAACAGAAaggcacttgggaagaaatctgtttctttcctttttaaGAAGTTTGTTTGCAGTAGTGGGTTTGGACCTTCTCCCAGTTTGAGAGATACGTTTCAAGAATCAAGGATGGagaaggtatatatatatacacttctACGTTACGTAGATACCCACATAACACCTAGAAAAAGTGCGCAAAAACTAAACACATATGTGCGACAGATTTATCATACGTGAGGCATATGGTGCACATTCGAAGGTTTTTGTGATGTCGGTCATATGTCTCACGTCTGATAATATCGGTCACTTCATCTCTATTTTAAacatagaattttcctttctATGTAAGGTTATATAATGTGTTTAGTTATGATATGATTTTGGCCAGCAGCTTTTGAGGACAATGCTCTCAAAGAAGATGTACCCACAGAATTGTTCTAGGGCATCATCAGTAAAGAAAATTTTGGAGGATAGGCCAACTCCGAAGATGATAAAgggcaaagaagaagaagaagaaaaacggaAGAAGACAAGTGATGGTTCTAAGTGGGTCAGGACTGATTCTGACTGTGAGTTTCTATTCTAAGCTCATTCACACAATCAAACTTACTGGTCTAAAATGCTTAGATCAGCCATGCATCTACACCAATATATAATAAAGCGAAGacaaatatgtttttttatcggtaaaagaaaattttataaaaacttgaCAAAGGTACAAGGGCGGAAAGTCCAATCAAGCGAAGATGAATATTAAGGATCCCATAAAAGCCATTTCGTACATACAAATAGTGTAGAATATATATTCCATCGCAAGTGTTTTTGTTGGACCTGAACTTATTTTGGgtatgaaaatatattttccaATACCTGTAGCACttctaaaaggaaaaaaaaaaaaaaaaaacccacaaatttcGTGTTCTTAGTTTTTGGGACTGCATAACACTTTTCCTTTGCCTAAGTTTGTTCGCAACTACTACCCACtccaattttttgaacaaataagCCATTTCTAATAATCTCATACTCTTTTAGCGATTACCAACTTGCGGACCAGAAAATTACGTTATTACTTCCACATGCATTCCATGCGACCAGAGGCTAGTATTACGAAAGAACAATTGCGTAAAAGCCCATTATTTACACTCGAGTCTTAATACGACGATCGAAAAGCTCGAAATTCAGACATTAAAAATTGGGAacttgttttgtgtgtgtgctgCAGATATTGTTCTAGAGATCTAGAGATGTGGTTTCTTCTTGTCCTCTAAATTTGCATATAAAGAAAAGGTCTGTTTTTTTAGCTCCAACGAAATAAGAGAGGTAATGGTTGGGATCATGGCCAGAGTTGAAGTTTCCaaggcaaaaaaatgggtaataCCAATAAAAACCTATCTCAGATGGCCAATGAAGTGACCACATGCCAATGCCAAATTGTGTGAAATTTGAAGCCTGCAGCTGCTGCTTaaattcttcttccttttttttttcttttttttttttgtgtggaggGTATGGAGTACTCCCTTTTTTCATGGTTGTATCTTTAATCTGTACGTCAGAGAGCTACAACACATGTAGTAATGTAATTGCATTTGCTAAGGGATTTCTGTAGTCTTTGCTTGATTTTCATATTTACAGCTAGACATTAATTAATTCTCTtactaatatatatttttctttcaattgatCTGGTTAATTTACAACTTGTTATGCTTAGTTTCAGTTCAATGCAATGGATGTGAGAGGTTTTCCTGGTCCCTAGCTAGCTACCAAATCTGTCACATTTTAATTTGTTAACCAAAAAAGTTAGCCAATCGAAGTCATGTTTTTCAGCCgggattttattttcttttcaaagtcTTATTCTTGGACTTAATCCTTTTTAGTTTTGATGTATAAAACACCTATGCCTCGACTTAGAGATGCCAACCTTTCATGTGtttctatatatttttctaGTGAAAAGTGGTGAAAAAGTACTTTGATACTTACAAAGTTTATCAATATTTGGTATCATCAACCAATTTTTGCTTTGAATCATCATTAAGATGAATATAAAGTCATTGTCATGCACCATAAAAATAGATTGAAATATTGgatatatatatcaataaataaaaatattgtaCCATGCACAAGAGTGAagcagagaaaaaaaagtgcGTTGAAGTGATCCAATGAAGCAAAAGGTGAATTTACCCTTTCTTGTAAAACACCAAATGCAACATAAAATTAGTCTTATCCTTAAAAGATTTGGTCTTTGTTTCTTCTCTCCAGAATTTTTGACTGTTTCGTCATTCGTGTTTTTTCGTCATTAgtgattttttgtgaatttttttacttattttatactttttggatGTACATAACAtacctctattcaaaaagtaaaacagCTTGtgaaaaatgtttaaaaaatttactaaagacgaaaaaatatgtaaacctataaaactttttattatctcaaaaataaatctcaaaattgcaaacTAAACACAGTGTAAGTGTTCACCTTTCATGAGGTCGTATGCATGCTTGAATTCTATAGAgcccaaaatttcaaactttggagCCACTCGAGGGTTCGCCTAATCTTTTAacttcaaagtttcaaaattaatcgagatgcatGTAAGCTGACACATATATCGCGTTATAAAAGGAAACATAAGATTAGCCTTTGTCACCCCTCCATTATTGCTAATTCATTAATCCAACTATCAAAAGTCAACAATATGCTGCAATCTTATACAAATAGCTAAACAAACCTTCAAGGTAGCATGATGGGAATGGGACCTTTTTGGTGTTCcggtttcttaaaaaagaactttttagaaaatgaaggtaatttcaagctcaaaaatcatgtgtttacgcaaataatttttctaccaatatggatcttgtttgatagatttcattgagatcttttatacggtgaaaaaaaaatcaaaaaaatatttttcattttcattatatttgagtttgaaaattgaagaaaaagaaatttttaaaaaagaagggttAGTGGAACaccacaaaaatgattttttctcaAGTAATCTTTCCTTATCATCACTACTGATTAAACAAGCCTAACCACCCATAAGTAGTAAGAAAAATTAGTGGTTCTGATTTTTCCCAATTAATCCTCACTAAAAACCTTATAGAGTAAAGTCAAAAAATTGGAACAATCAAAGCTGTTTCGGTGATGTTTGACTTGTCGAGTGCCGACAAATTGGTTTG
This DNA window, taken from Rhododendron vialii isolate Sample 1 chromosome 8a, ASM3025357v1, encodes the following:
- the LOC131298105 gene encoding protein NEGATIVE GRAVITROPIC RESPONSE OF ROOTS-like — protein: MKNVLVKPHFMEERGPHHPVSFFNPNKFFNWMQNKFNGVQGSTSTAKPNNPVPAPRHPKHEPPKEEFSDWPHGLLAIGTFGNQNTNQTSDQRQQNPQQHQSPSSSDEDELADFTPEEVGKLQKELTKLLRRKPAPATTKVEGDIQNAADLPLDRFLNCPSSLEVSRRISTAGCSVSGNKDDEDIDRTIRVIIDRCKDVCMEKNRKALGKKSVSFLFKKFVCSSGFGPSPSLRDTFQESRMEKLLRTMLSKKMYPQNCSRASSVKKILEDRPTPKMIKGKEEEEEKRKKTSDGSKWVRTDSDYIVLEI